A single window of Colletes latitarsis isolate SP2378_abdomen chromosome 6, iyColLati1, whole genome shotgun sequence DNA harbors:
- the Klu gene encoding zinc finger protein klumpfuss → MTMAESAVEDAAAAPPGPAKPPPPSCTNNNTLAATANRNHRNLRRRKRLDQVLDILQHRSSPSEGEVLRFEGSGPVSEEEEDAFGSPRSSSRSAVDAPSGISLLPLRLKSEEPVTPTEEEGTPNDADQQQQQQQQQQQQNHHPHHPHHHPHHHRHRHRHHHRNNANHAYDHLHPSHQRSSAPKYAGCTCVQCSQSVTPPMVLPSPISPLTPLTPLTPLTPLTLPPLTPGSLSSYSFEHYMHTKYLPDIFRGRSHSDSDLVPGWDQKPLPSSVFVNHPLRSGSLESDTTSPQESPLDLSMKNLMATAAAAVAGRPPALQLLPPGIVSRSSVSVPVVKGDVASPTTKESVAVRYNLEVSPVVEEMPPGVDVAYVCPVCGQMFSLHDRLAKHMASRHRRQGPQDASAKAYLCDVCKRSFARSDMLTRHMRLHTGVKPYTCKVCGQVFSRSDHLSTHQRTHTGEKPYKCPQCAYAACRRDMITRHLRTHARFPDVQTPKSEPGLLAGEDSPTFAQEMVSPSATIKAE, encoded by the coding sequence ATGACGATGGCCGAGAGCGCCGTGGAGGACGCTGCAGCCGCGCCCCCGGGTCCGGCCAAGCCGCCACCGCCCTCCTGCACCAACAACAACACCCTGGCGGCGACCGCGAACCGGAACCATCGAAACCTGCGGAGACGGAAGCGTCTCGATCAGGTGCTGGACATCCTCCAACATCGAAGTTCGCCCAGCGAGGGCGAGGTGCTGAGATTCGAGGGCAGCGGTCCAGTGTccgaggaggaggaggacgcGTTCGGTTCACCGAGGTCGTCCTCGAGATCGGCCGTGGACGCGCCGTCAGGCATAAGTTTGCTGCCCCTCAGGCTGAAGAGCGAGGAACCCGTGACGCCCACCGAGGAGGAGGGCACCCCGAACGACGCCgatcagcaacagcagcagcagcagcaacagcagcagcagaatCATCATCCTCATCATCCGCACCATCACCCTCATCATCATCGTCATCGGCACAGGCATCATCACAGGAACAACGCGAATCACGCGTACGATCACCTGCACCCGTCTCATCAGAGATCCTCGGCGCCCAAGTACGCGGGCTGCACCTGCGTCCAGTGCTCCCAGTCCGTCACCCCGCCGATGGTGCTGCCCTCTCCGATCTCTCCCCTGACGCCCCTGACGCCGCTGACGCCGCTTACACCGCTAACATTGCCGCCCCTCACTCCCGGATCCCTCTCGTCGTACAGCTTCGAGCACTACATGCACACCAAGTACCTGCCGGACATCTTCCGTGGACGCAGCCACTCAGACTCTGACCTGGTGCCGGGATGGGACCAGAAACCTCTGCCCTCGTCCGTGTTCGTCAACCATCCGCTGAGGAGCGGCTCCCTCGAGAGCGACACCACCAGCCCCCAGGAGTCCCCGTTGGATCTTTCGATGAAGAACCTGATGGCGACGGCCGCGGCGGCGGTTGCCGGGAGACCGCCGGCCCTCCAGCTGCTGCCGCCCGGGATCGTGTCGAGGAGCTCGGTGAGCGTACCCGTGGTGAAGGGCGACGTCGCGTCCCCGACGACCAAGGAGAGTGTCGCCGTCCGCTACAACCTCGAGGTCTCGCCCGTGGTCGAGGAGATGCCGCCGGGCGTCGACGTGGCTTACGTCTGTCCCGTGTGCGGCCAGATGTTCAGCCTCCACGATCGTTTAGCGAAGCACATGGCCTCGAGGCATCGCAGACAAGGGCCCCAGGACGCGTCCGCGAAGGCGTACCTCTGCGACGTATGCAAGAGAAGCTTCGCCAGGTCCGACATGCTCACCAGACACATGAGGCTCCACACGGGCGTAAAACCGTACACGTGCAAGGTCTGCGGCCAGGTATTTAGCAGGTCGGATCACCTGAGCACGCACCAGAGAACGCACACCGGCGAGAAACCGTACAAGTGCCCTCAGTGTGCGTACGCGGCCTGCCGCAGAGACATGATCACCAGGCACCTCAGGACCCATGCCAGATTCCCCGACGTTCAGACGCCTAAGAGCGAACCCGGCCTCCTTGCCGGCGAGGACAGCCCCACGTTTGCGCAGGAGATGGTCTCTCCGTCCGCCACGATCAAGGCCGAATGA